CCCTCACGAAGGACTTCCGCTTCGCGGAGGACCGCGTCCTCGTCCGCCCCAAGGGCGGTGAGGTGGAGCTCGTCGCCAAGGAGAACGTCCACTACATGGACGTCTCCCCCCGCCAGATGGTGTCCGTCGCCACCTCGCTCATCCCCTTCCTCGAGCACGACGACGCGAACCGGGCCCTCATGGGCGCGAACATGCAGCGTCAGGCCGTCCCGCTGCTGCGCAGCGAGAGCCCGCTCGTCGGCACCGGCATGGAGGGCTACGCGGCGATCGACGCCGGCGACGTCCTCACGGCCGACGCCTCGGGCGTCGTGCAGGAGGTGTCGGCCGAGGTCGTCACCATCCAGCTCGACGAGGGCGGCACGCAGACCTACTACCTGCGCAAGTTCGACCGCTCCAACCAGGGCACGAGCTACAACCACCGCGTCCTGGTCTCGGCCGGCGACCGCATCGAGGCCGGCGAGGTCATCGCCGACGGCCCCGCCACGGAGAACGGCGAGCTCGCGCTCGGCAAGAACCTGCTCGTCGCGTTCATGCCGTGGGAGGGCCACAACTTCGAGGACGCGATCATCCTGAGCCAGAACCTGGTCAAGGACGACACCCTCTCCTCCATCCACATCGAGGAGTACGAGGTCGACGCGCGCGACACGAAGCTGGGCAAGGAGGAGATCACCCGTGACCTCCCCAACGTCAGCCCCGAGCTGCTCGCCGACCTCGACGAGCGCGGCATCATCCGCATCGGCGCCGAGGTCCGCCCCGGCGACATCCTCGTGGGCAAGGTCACGCCGAAGGGCGAGACCGAGCTCAGCGCCGAGGAGCGCCTGCTGCGCGCGATCTTCAACGAGAAGAGCCGCGAGGTCCGCGACACGTCCCTGAAGGTGCCCCACGGCGAGCAGGGCACGATCATCGGCGTCAAGGTCTTCGACTCGCAGGACGGCGACGACGAGCTCGGCTCGGGTGTCAACCAGCGCGTCGTGGTGTTCATCGCGCAGAAGCGCAAGATCACCGAGGGCGACAAGCTCGCCGGCCGCCACGGCAACAAGGGCGTCATCTCCAAGATCCTGCCGGTCGAGGACATGCCGTTCCTCGCCGACGGGACCCCGGTCGACGTCATCCTCAACCCGCTCGGCATCCCCGGCCGCATGAACTTCGGCCAGGTCCTGGAGACCCACCTCGGGTGGATCGCCAAGCAGGGCTGGGAGGTCGAGGGCAGCCCCAAGTGGGCCGAGCGCCTGCCCGACCACGCGCGCCAGGCCCCGGCCGGCACGAAGGTCGCCACACCGGTGTTCGACGGAGCGCTCGAGGAGGAGATCGCCGGCCTGCTCGACTCGACGACGGTCACCCGCGACGGCGACCGCCTCATCGGGTCCAGCGGCAAGACGCGCCTGTTCGACGGCCGCTCCGGCGAGCCGTTCCCCGAGCCCGTCTCGGTCGGCTACATGTACATCCTGAAGCTGCACCACCTGGTGGACGACAAGATCCACGCGCGCTCGACGGGTCCCTACTCGATGATCACGCAGCAGCCCCTGGGCGGTAAGGCCCAGTTCGGCGGCCAGCGCTTCGGCGAGATGGAGGTGTGGGCGCTCGAGGCGTACGGAGCGGCCTACGCGCTCCAGGAGCTCCTCACCATCAAGTCGGACGACATCCTCGGCCGCGTGAAGGTGTACGAGGCCATCGTCAAGGGCGAGAACATCCAGGAACCGGGTATCCCCGAGTCCTTCAAGGTCCTGATCAAGGAGATGCAGTCCCTCTGCCTGAACGTCGAGGTCCTCTCGGCGGACGGCCAGGCGGTCAGCCTGCGCGACACGGATGACGAGGTCTTCCGCGCGGCGGAGGAGCTCGGCA
The nucleotide sequence above comes from Clavibacter sp. B3I6. Encoded proteins:
- the rpoB gene encoding DNA-directed RNA polymerase subunit beta; this translates as MAAARNATPTPQNGRDASRLSFAKITDTLTVPDLLALQTESFDWLVGSDVWKRRVEEGTKQGRTDLALNSGLEEIFEEISPIEDLGETMQLGFTNPYLEEQKYSIDECKERGKTYSAPLYVEAEFMNHLTGEIKTQTVFMGDFPLMTEKGTFIINGTERVVVSQLVRSPGVYFERQQEKTSDKDIYSARVIPSRGAWLEFEIDKRDQVGVRIDRKRKQSVTVFLKALGLTSEQILEEFKGVASIELTLEKDSILTKEEALKDIYRKLRPGEQVAAEAARALLDNFYFNPKRYDLAKVGRYKINRKLGIDKQLTDSVLTVEDILATIKYLVSLHANETKMNGTRDGKPVELRLDVDDIDHFGNRRIRAVGELIQNQVRTGLSRMERVVRERMTTQDIEAITPQTLINVRPVVAAIKEFFGTSQLSQFMDQNNPLAGLTHKRRLSALGPGGLSRERAGVEVRDVHPSHYGRMCPIETPEGPNIGLIGSLASFARINSFGFIETPYRRVVDGVVTDTIDYLTASEEDEFLVAQANAPLTKDFRFAEDRVLVRPKGGEVELVAKENVHYMDVSPRQMVSVATSLIPFLEHDDANRALMGANMQRQAVPLLRSESPLVGTGMEGYAAIDAGDVLTADASGVVQEVSAEVVTIQLDEGGTQTYYLRKFDRSNQGTSYNHRVLVSAGDRIEAGEVIADGPATENGELALGKNLLVAFMPWEGHNFEDAIILSQNLVKDDTLSSIHIEEYEVDARDTKLGKEEITRDLPNVSPELLADLDERGIIRIGAEVRPGDILVGKVTPKGETELSAEERLLRAIFNEKSREVRDTSLKVPHGEQGTIIGVKVFDSQDGDDELGSGVNQRVVVFIAQKRKITEGDKLAGRHGNKGVISKILPVEDMPFLADGTPVDVILNPLGIPGRMNFGQVLETHLGWIAKQGWEVEGSPKWAERLPDHARQAPAGTKVATPVFDGALEEEIAGLLDSTTVTRDGDRLIGSSGKTRLFDGRSGEPFPEPVSVGYMYILKLHHLVDDKIHARSTGPYSMITQQPLGGKAQFGGQRFGEMEVWALEAYGAAYALQELLTIKSDDILGRVKVYEAIVKGENIQEPGIPESFKVLIKEMQSLCLNVEVLSADGQAVSLRDTDDEVFRAAEELGINISTRFESSSIDDI